The Mammaliicoccus sciuri genome window below encodes:
- a CDS encoding alpha/beta hydrolase family protein, producing the protein MDFYSKKKMPVFFNHHLTEEVIYEVDGLKVRGMLMTPNKRVNRIVVYLRGGKGQVGRVRPGRMAQFKDKYTLVFAPYYRGSNGSEGRDEFCGDDLHDVIKGIEILKSHYPNVPVHMLGFSRGGIQGLLTYQKVKATSYIIWGGVSDLLMMYEERIDLRGMLKRMVGHPKKQYEAYARRNALQSIHKDSPPILIVHGDEDKQVNINMAYHLEEHLKQEAVDHQTIYLCGEGHVLRPEIEKQTLLQIKEWMYKCEKSLDQ; encoded by the coding sequence TTGGATTTCTACAGTAAGAAAAAAATGCCAGTTTTCTTTAATCATCATCTAACTGAAGAAGTGATATATGAAGTGGATGGATTGAAAGTTAGAGGCATGTTGATGACACCTAATAAACGTGTTAATCGCATCGTTGTATATTTACGTGGTGGTAAAGGACAAGTAGGTAGAGTGAGACCAGGTCGTATGGCGCAATTTAAAGATAAGTATACACTTGTCTTTGCACCTTATTACAGAGGTAGTAACGGTAGTGAAGGTAGAGATGAATTTTGTGGTGATGACCTTCATGATGTTATAAAAGGTATCGAAATATTAAAGTCACATTACCCAAATGTTCCTGTTCATATGCTTGGATTCTCTAGAGGTGGTATTCAAGGCTTACTTACGTATCAAAAAGTGAAAGCAACGAGTTATATTATATGGGGTGGGGTTTCAGATTTATTGATGATGTATGAAGAACGAATTGATCTAAGAGGGATGTTAAAAAGAATGGTTGGACATCCTAAAAAACAATATGAAGCGTATGCACGTAGAAATGCATTGCAATCTATTCATAAAGATAGTCCACCTATATTAATCGTTCATGGAGATGAAGATAAGCAAGTTAATATTAATATGGCATATCATCTAGAAGAACATTTAAAGCAAGAAGCGGTAGATCATCAAACAATCTATTTATGTGGAGAAGGCCATGTTTTAAGGCCAGAAATAGAAAAGCAAACATTGTTACAAATTAAAGAATGGATGTATAAATGTGAAAAGAGCTTGGACCAATAA
- the ytkD gene encoding RNA deprotection pyrophosphohydrolase, translated as MRYKDPNGLDVDLAYKCPTDQQNAKHVLGIPIFNNEYVLTHHKIRGIEFPGGKVEPNETNKEAVQRELYEETGAIAKNITFIASYTVHDTIPFNKDVYFIEVESMDSNKAYFETYGPVIAKEINDIPEEEKSFLLKDTAILKCVERVYKLGFLQ; from the coding sequence ATGCGCTACAAAGATCCAAATGGATTGGATGTTGATTTAGCATATAAATGTCCAACAGATCAACAAAATGCGAAACATGTTCTAGGTATTCCTATTTTTAATAATGAATATGTGTTAACGCATCATAAGATAAGAGGTATTGAATTTCCAGGTGGGAAAGTTGAACCAAATGAAACGAATAAAGAGGCTGTTCAGCGTGAATTATATGAAGAAACAGGCGCGATTGCTAAAAATATAACGTTTATAGCTTCATATACTGTACATGATACAATCCCGTTTAATAAAGATGTCTATTTTATTGAAGTAGAATCAATGGATAGCAATAAGGCATATTTCGAAACTTATGGACCCGTTATTGCTAAAGAAATCAATGATATACCTGAAGAAGAGAAGAGTTTTCTTTTAAAAGATACAGCAATATTAAAATGCGTTGAAAGGGTGTATAAACTTGGATTTCTACAGTAA
- the yidD gene encoding membrane protein insertion efficiency factor YidD: MKKVFIKLIRLYQRYISPLTPPTCRFQPTCSNYAVEAISEYGVIKGTWLGTKRILKCHPFHPGGYDPVPPKKDS, from the coding sequence ATGAAAAAAGTATTTATTAAATTAATACGCCTTTATCAACGATATATATCCCCACTGACACCACCAACATGCAGGTTCCAACCTACATGTTCTAACTATGCTGTTGAAGCTATTTCAGAATATGGGGTTATAAAAGGGACATGGTTAGGTACGAAACGTATCTTAAAATGCCATCCATTTCATCCAGGCGGCTACGATCCTGTCCCACCTAAAAAAGATTCATAA
- the menC gene encoding o-succinylbenzoate synthase — translation MRKNSLHFYRFKAPFRVPIRTPLVELIEREALIVEWQDMNGSTYYGECNAFNSDWYHFETINKVEETLIKWFEKHEFVDFNSYPLCCELIDELSEYPNARSVMSMIFFQKFLELKPIEVAYGATINQNIEQYFKQYNGELPTRIKLKWHEEVNQDIEFLTEHYPQIQRAIDANGVLNHEHVSLLNTFKDEQFIYIEQPFSKYEDYIEHVNTLELPVFIDESALNLEQIIQFNQQHLIDGVVIKPSRVGGIDKALDIIEYCREHQLKYVIGGMYEFGLSSYFTAYLAQHSSYPSDVTPSDYYFTEDFVVDNAKTNGHLIKYVPPIVDKDKLTK, via the coding sequence ATGAGAAAAAATAGTTTGCATTTCTATAGATTCAAAGCACCTTTCAGAGTACCGATACGAACACCTTTAGTAGAATTAATTGAACGAGAAGCATTAATTGTAGAATGGCAAGACATGAATGGGTCTACGTATTATGGTGAATGCAATGCGTTTAATAGTGACTGGTATCATTTCGAGACAATAAATAAAGTTGAAGAAACTTTAATAAAATGGTTTGAAAAACATGAATTTGTTGATTTCAATAGCTATCCATTATGTTGTGAATTAATAGATGAACTCAGTGAATACCCGAATGCACGTAGTGTTATGTCTATGATATTCTTTCAAAAATTCCTTGAGTTAAAGCCGATTGAAGTAGCATATGGTGCAACAATTAATCAAAATATTGAACAATATTTCAAACAATATAATGGTGAATTACCAACGAGAATTAAATTAAAATGGCATGAAGAAGTTAATCAAGATATAGAATTTTTAACAGAACATTATCCACAAATACAAAGAGCGATTGATGCAAATGGTGTGTTAAATCATGAACATGTGTCTTTATTAAATACATTTAAAGATGAACAATTTATATATATTGAGCAGCCATTTTCTAAATATGAGGACTATATAGAGCATGTTAATACGCTTGAGTTACCGGTATTTATTGATGAAAGTGCTCTGAATTTAGAGCAAATTATTCAATTTAATCAGCAACATCTTATCGATGGTGTTGTGATTAAACCATCACGTGTTGGAGGTATAGATAAAGCACTTGATATTATAGAATATTGCCGCGAACATCAACTTAAATATGTCATAGGTGGAATGTATGAATTTGGACTTAGTAGTTACTTCACTGCATACTTAGCACAGCATAGTTCTTATCCGAGTGATGTGACGCCAAGTGATTATTATTTCACAGAAGATTTCGTTGTTGATAACGCAAAGACTAATGGTCATCTCATTAAATATGTACCACCAATAGTTGATAAAGATAAATTAACAAAATAA